In Kiritimatiellia bacterium, the DNA window CATCGGGTACACGCGCGCGGCCCGCTTGATCGACCTGCTCGAGGAGCGCGGCGTGGTCGGCCCGCCCTCCGGCTCCGACCCGCGGGAGATCCTGATCGACCTGGACGGCGAAATCCCGCAGAATGAGCCCGACGAAGAGAGCTGACGCCCATGCTGGACATCGGACAGACCCTGCGCGAGGCCCGGGAGAGGAAGAAAGTGACGTGCTCCCAGGCCGCGTCCGCGACGCGGATGAAGGTCCAGCACGTTGAGGCCCTCGAGCGCAATGACTTCAAGCCCATGGCCGCGCCGACGTACGCCAAGGGGTTCATCCGCCTGTACGCGGGCTACCTGGGCCTGGACCCCGGGCCCCTGATCCGGGCCTACACGGAGCAGCATGCGGCCAAGGAGCCGCCCTCGCTCGTGGCGGAGGACCGCAACTATTCGCGCCCTTCGCTGGCGGACCTCGCGAGCCGCCAGGCGCGGCGCCTCTGGGCCGCGTGCCGCCCGAAGCTGGTGGCGTGGAAGAGACCGCTGTGGATCGCCGGCCTGCTCGTTCTCGTGTTCATCGCGTGGCGGCTGTGGCGGGGCCGGGAGAAGGCGATGCCCGCGCCGCCCGAGGCGGTCGAGACCCGGGCCGCGGAGCCCGCGAGCCCGCGCCCGCCCCTGCCGCTGCTCCGGGAACCCCCGGACGCCTACCTGGATGACGTGAAACCCGCGGCGGAGCGGACGCCGCCTCCCGGACCGGCCCGATGAATCTGCCGAACATGCTGACCTTGAGCCGCCTCCTGCTGGCCGCCGTGATGATGGCCTTTCTGTCGCTGGAGTTTCCCTTCGCGCGGACCGCGGCGCTGCTCGTCTTCAGTGCCGCGGCGATCACGGACTATTTCGACGGCTACCTGGCCCGGCGCCACTACGGCATCACGGCGTTCGGGCAGCTGATGGACCCGCTCACGGACAAGGTGCTGGTCTGCGCCGCGTTTGTCAGCTTCGTCGGGATGCAACTGGTGCCCGCGTGGATCGCGGTGGTGATCATCGGCCGCGAATTCCTGGTCACGGGGCTTCGCCTGCTGGCCGCGCATCGCGGCCACGTGGTCTCCGCGGGGCGGTGGGGCAAGCACAAGACCGTTTGGCAGATCACGGCCATCGTGCTGGTGCTGATGGGCCTGGCGCTGCGCCACGATTTCCTGGGCCGGGCCTCGCCCGCGGCGCTGGAGTCCTTCGACCTGTGGTTCGGCCGCCTGACCTACGCGATCTCGCTGGCCGTCGCGGGAATCACGCTGGTCTCCGGCGGGCTGTATTTCCGGGAGCACCGGGACGTGATCGACGCCCGCTAATACCAGGTACGGGTGAGAGGCGGTACGAACGGCGTCGCAGAGCTCCGCCCTCCAGTGGCAGGAATCATGGAGGGGCGAGCTCCTGCGAGCCCGAAATCTACCCGCCTCACCCGGATTTGGTATAACTCGTGGCGGCCTCGCGCCGTCAGGCCGGATTCTCCGCCGCCTCCGCCTCGATCTGCTTGCGGATCCGGTCCAGGCAGGCGTCGTAGGCCAGCGCGGTCGTGAGGAAGAAATGGCAGGAGCGCCCGGTGAGGCGCCGGACCTCGTCGCGCAGCTCGGTGTCGTAGGGGTTGAGCAGGGCCACCAGCGCGTCGGAATTCATCAGCTCGAACACCACCGCGGCGCGGCGCGCCATGAAATCCGCGGGCAGCAGGCTGTAGGCCTCCTTCGGCAGGTCGAACTGCCCGAGCGGGATGATCGGCAGCCCGCTGTTGATGGACATGAACTGCAGGATCTTGTCGATCTGCTTGAACCCCCGGTCGTAGAGGACGTGCTGGACCGTGACGGGCACGACCACCGTGCGCATGGAATTCTCGCTTAAGTCGTGCGCGATGGAGGCGTAGTCCTCCTGGGAGAGCTCCCCGGCCTGCGCCAGGTTCCAGGCCAGCGCGAGCTCGGGGGCGATATCCACGCCGCGGCGGCGGACGGGTTCGGCGGCGGCGGCCGCGGGCTCCACGGGCGAGGTCAGGCGGGTGAGCCGCTCCGCCAGGGCCGCCGCGGGGGGCTGGCCCGCGCCCAGCTCGTGGAGCTTCTCGATGATCCGGGGCGCGGCCTCGGCGTCCGATTCGTCCGCCACGACGCGCGCCAGGCGGACCAGGTACTCGAGGGCCTTGGGGCGGTCGCCGATCTCCTCGTAGGCGTCGAACAGGGTCTCGAGCGCCAGCCGGTCGTCCGGCAGGGCTTCGAGGATCTGCTCGAAGGCGGCGATGGCCTCCCGTACGTGGGGGGCATCTCCCGAGGCGTCCTGTGGGTTCTTGTCCATCCGGCTTTCCTGTTGGGCCTTTGTCCTATATAATACACAAGATGCCATTTGTCATCCAGCGCCTGCGGCCGGGCGGGCCGGCGGCGGTTGGCATTGCAGTTGCTTGAAGGACAGGGAACGGGAAGGAAAGCGCCATGGAAGCGGGTTCGTTGGGCGAACGGGTACTGGATATTCTGTTGCAGCGCCGGGACATTCCCGAGGAACCGCTGCGCGAAGTGCGGCAGGAGGCCAGCACCTCCGGCCGGCGGCTGGAGAAGCTGCTGGTCGAGAAAAACCTGGTCTCCGCCCTCGACATGACCCTTGCCCTGGCCGAGCATCTGAAAATTCCGCCGATCACGCTGACCCATTTCACGCCCAATCCCGACCTGCTCCAGATCCTGCCGATGGAACTGCTGGCGGCGCACGCCATGCTCCCGCTGGACCGCACGGGCTCCATGCTCACGCTGGCCGTGGCCGATCCCTTCGACGTGGTCGGCCTCGAGGAGGTCCATACCCATACCCACCTGGAGATCGTGCCCGTCGTGGCCGCCGAGAAGGAGGTCACCGACCTGCTCCAGCGGTTCACGAAGGCGCCGGGCCAGGGGCTCGAGGAAATCATCCGGGACGTGAGTGAAGGCGAGGTCGAGGTCGGCCGCGAGGAGAAGGAGGAGATCAGCCTCGAGGAGATGCTGGAGAGCGCCGGCGACGCGCCGGTCATCCGGATCGTCAACTCGATCATGATCGAGGCGATCCGCAAGCACGCCAGCGATATCCACGTGGAGCCGATGGAAAAAAGCATCCGGCTGCGCTACCGCATCGACGGCTCCCTGTACGAAACGCCGAGCCCGCCGAAGTCGCTGCAGTCCGCGATCATCTCGCGCGTGAAGATCATGGCCAACCTCAACATCGCCGAGCGCCGCATCCCGCAGGACGGCCGCTTCCGCATTCGCGCTGTCGGCAAGGAGGCCGACGTGCGCGTCAGCATCCTGCCCACCGTGCACGGCGAGAAGATCGTCATGCGCATCCTCGACCGCGCCGCGCTGGCGCCCAACCTGGCGTCGTTGGGGCTGGACAAGAAGGCCTACGAGGATCTGCGGTATTCCATCGGCCAGCCGCACGGCATGATCCTGGTCACCGGGCCGACGGGCAGCGGCAAGACCACCACCCTCTATTCCGCCCTGCAGGAGCTGAACACCCTCGACGTCAATATCATCACGATCGAGGACCCGGTGGAGTACCAGTTGCAGGGCATCAACCAGATCCAGGCCCACCCGGAGGTCGGCCTGACCTTCGCCACCGGCCTGCGCTCCATCCTGCGGCAGGACCCCGACATCGTGATGGTCGGCGAAATACGCGACCAGGAAACGGCCGCCATCGCCGTCCAGGCCGCCCTGACCGGCCACCTGCTGTTGAGCACCCTGCACACGAACGACGCCGCCGGCGCCGTGGCCCGGCTCCTCTACATGGGCATCGAGGCGTTCCTGCTGGCCTCGTCGCTGATCATGACCCAGGCGCAGCGGCTGTACCGCAAGCTCTGCCCGGCCTGCAAGAAGGAGCGCCGGATGCCCCTCGAAATTCTGCGGCTGAACCATATCGACCCGGAACGGTTCGCCGACGTCAAGATGTACGAGGCCGTCGGCTGCCCGAAATGCTTCAACACGGGCTACCGGGGCCGGGCGGCGCTGATGGAGGTTCTGCTCCTGGATGACCCGGTGCGCGCCCTGATCCTCGAGGAAGCCAGCGCGGGCGCGATCCGGGAGCAGGCCGTCAAGGGTGGCATGCTCACCCTCCGCGAGGCGGGATTGCAGCGCGTCCGCGAGGGGATCACCAGCATCGAGGAAGCGCTGCTCGTCACCAGCGGAGACTAGGGAAGGCGACGGCGCGAGGAGAAATCACGATGGCCATCAGCACAACGCCGGGAAGCCGGTCCCGTTCCGCCGCGACCGCCGCCTCGGCCCCGATCCGGAAGCGCCGGATCCCCGGCGCGCAGAAGATCAAGGCCAAGGAACTGCCGGCCTTCACCCGCCAGATGGGCGCCATGCTGTCGGCCGGTCTGCCGGTGGTCCAGACCCTGGAGGCGCTGGAGGAGCAGAACACCAACAAGGTCTTCAAGCACGTCATCAGCGGCGTCAAGTCGCGCATCGAGGGCGGGGCGTCTTTTTCCGAGGCGCTGGCCCAGTACCCGGACATCTTCGACGAGCTCTACATCAGCATGCTGCGGGCCGGGGAGAGCGGGGGCATGCTGGCGGAAACCACCGCCCGCATCGCGACCTTTCTCGAGGGCTGGGTGCGGCTGAAGCGCAAGGTCAAGTCGGCCATGATGTACCCCGTCATCGTGATGGTGGTCGCCCTGCTTATCACGTCGTCCCTGATCATCTGGATCGTGCCCATCTTCGCGAGCATCTATGCCGACTTCGGGGCGGATCTTCCCGGCCCCACCCAGTGGCTCATGAACGTCAGCACCGCCATGCGCAAGAACGCGGTTTTTGTCGTGGCGGGGATCGTCGTGACGGCGATCGCCCTGGGCCAGTTCAAGAAAACCGAGAAGGGGGCGTTCATGTGGGACGGGATCAAGCTCCGGCTCCCGGTTGTCGGCGAACTGGTGCGCAAGATATCCCTCGCCCGATTCTCCTCCACCTTCGCCCAACTGACGCGCAGCGGGGTGCCGATCCTGCAAACCATGGAGATCGTCGCCTACGCGACGGGGAACAAGGTGCTGGGCAAGATCGTCCTTGACGCGCGGACCAACGTCGAGCGGGGCGAGCCCCTCTCCGCGGCCCTCAACAAGAGCAGGGCCTATCCCCGCCTGCTGATCCACATGCTCACGGCGGGCGAAAAAACAGGCCGCGTGGACGAGATGCTCGCCAAGATCGCCGACTTCTATAACGACGAAGTGGAGACCACGCTCGCGGGCCTGACCTCCCTCATTGAGCCCCTGCTGATCGTGTTCCTGGGCGTGATCATCGGCGGCGTCGTGGTCTGCATGTTCATGCCCATCTTCAAGATGCATGAGATCGTAGGCTTCTGAAGCCCGCTCTGAATCCGGCGGCAGGGCAGAATCGAGATGCGTTGCGTGATCCACGCGCATGCTCCAACACCCCTTTGGATAATCGCCGCCGGACCACTCCCTTTGCATGAAAAATGCATCCATTTTTTACAAAATGAGAACATTTTTCTTAACATTGAGTGGATAAACCTGTACTCTTACCCCGGTGGTCGGGTTGTCTTGGAGATTATTATGGCGCGAATACTCTTGGTGGATGACGAGGCCAGTATCCTTAGCGTGTTAAGCACCTTGCTCAAGGCCGAGGGGCACGAGGTGCTGCCGGTCATGGGCGGCGAGAAGGCGCAGGACCTCATCCGCAACGAGCAGTTCGACCTCATGATCTCGGACATCCGGATGAGCCCCGTAGACGGCATGCAGCTTCTCCAGCAGATCCGCAAGGAAAAGCCCCAGACGGCGGTAATCATGATCACGGCGTACGGGTCAGTGGAGACTGCCGTCGAAAGCATGAAGCAGGGCGCCTTTGACTACGTGACCAAACCCTTCAAGGTGGACGAGCTCCTGCTGACCGTCCAGCGGGCGCTGGAGTACGGGGCGGCGATGGCGGAGAACGTTGAACTCAAGGCCCAGATCGAATCGCGTTACCATTTCGAGAACATCATTGCCGAGAGCGCGGCCATGCGCCGGGTCTGCGAAATGATCGAGCGGGTGGCCCCGACGGATACCACCGTGCTGATCCTGGGGGAGAGCGGGACGGGCAAGGAACTGGTGGCCAAGGCCATTCATGCCCACAGCCGCCGGAAGAACAAGCGGTTCCTGCCCATCAACTGCGCGGCCATGCCCGAGCCGCTCCTGGAGTCAGAGATGTTCGGGCACGTCAAGGGCGCCTTCACGGGAGCCACCGTCAACAAGGATGGCTTGTTCGAGGCCGCCAACGGCGGGACGATCTTCCTGGACGAGATCGGGGCCATGCCGCCCAGCATCCAGGGCAAGCTCCTGCGAGTGCTCCAGGACAAGCAGATTCGGCGGGTGGGGGGGACCGACTCGGTGGCCGTGGATGTCCGTGTCCTGGCCGCCACAAACGACCGGCTGGAAAATCTGATCGAGCAGGGCAAGTTCCGGGAAGACCTGTATTATCGTTTGAGCGTTATCCCTATAGAAATCAAGCCGCTGCGGGAGCGTATCGAGGATGTCCTTCCCTTGTGCTATCACTTTCTCCGCCAGGAGGCGGGCCCCAACCGCGAGCCTTTGCCCGTGGATCCGGATGCCCAGTTGGTCATGGAGCAGTACTCCTGGCCGGGTAACGTGCGGGAACTGGAAAACGCCGTCCGCCACGCCATGACCTTCGCACAGGAAAAGGGGCGTATCACGAGGGATGTCCTGCCCGCGAAGATTGTCGCGGCAGTCGACAGCGGAGCCACGACCGCGGCGGCGATAGGAATCCGCGCCGAGCAGTTCAAGGGTAAATCACTGAAGAGCTTCCTTCGCAGCAAGGAAAAAGAGTACCTTGAGCAGGTGCTAAAGAACGTTGATGGTGATAAAGCCAAGGCCGCCAAGGCGTTAAAGATAAGCCTTGCCACTCTCTACCGGAAGCTTCCGGAGCCCAGAGAATAAGGCTTGTTGCAAACGTTTTATAACAAGTAACTTGTCCCTCGCTATACCGCTTTCGATTATTTTCAAAGTTGTTATGTCATCTTTTATAATTTGATTACACATTGTCGATTGTTAAAATATTGTGTATTATATTGTCTATTAAATAGTTGCGAAGATGTTATCCGTCGCCGAAGCATTTTTTTATTCCAATGTGCGCATCGGTATCTATTGGTTTTGTATCTTTTTCGGCCCTTTGAATGGCCTTGGCTCGCATGGCATGGTGATTGCTTATTATCAATACGAAGGGCTGGGGTAGCCCATGGCGGATAAGAGAAAACAACTAGAGGAGAATGCAATGAGAAGGAATGCTGGTTTCACGCTGGTGGAGATCATGATCGTTGTGGCCATCATTGGCCTGTTGGCGGCCATCGCCATTCCGTCGTTTGTGCGCGCGCGCCAGACGACCCAGACCAATACCTGCATCAACAACCTCCGGCTGATTGATGCGGCCAAGCAGCAGTGGGCGCTGGAAACGGGCGCGGCGGCCGATGCGGCCCCGGGCGAAGCGGACATCCAGCCCTACATGAAGAATGATGAATCCCCGATTTGCCCCCTCTCCGATGCGTTTGATTACACCATCGGCGACCTGGCAACGGATCCGACCTGCGCGAATTTCAACGCCGATTCGCATAACGCCGTTCTGTAAGTGGTCAGTCCACCCGTTAGCAGCCCCGGCATGGCGCCGGGGCTGCTTTTTTTGTGTAATTATTTGCCCGTGAAATAGATAAGCTGGAGCTTGGCATGAAGCCTGCTTTATTTATATGCACTCGGGCCCCATGAAAAGGCGAATCCAGTGTCGCACGGCGGTGGTTCCGAAACGGGCGACTCTACGGCGCGGGTTCACCTTGCTTGAAATCATGATCGTGGTCAGTTTCATTGGGCTCCTGGCAGGATTGGCCGTTCCCGGCTTGCTGCGCGCAAGGCAGTCCTCCCAGCGGGTGCGGTGCATCGACAATCTTCGTCAGATCGATTCCGCGAAGGAGCAGTGGGCCATGGAGAATTTCGCCGGCGAGGGGGACCCGGTGGGCGAGGGGGACATCACCCCGTATTTCCAGAGGGGTTTCCCCGTGTGCCCCGCCCGGGGCGAGTACACGATCATGGCGATCGGACAGAATCCGCAGTGCGACCAGGACGGTCACGTGTTGCGCGAGTAGTTCGGTCTCCGGCGCAGCAATTCGAATTATGACCTACCCGCCTCGGAAGCGATGTGTTGTCATTCCGAGCGAAGCGGGGAATCTCCAGCGTTCTTCACGACTCCGGAGATCCCTCCCGCCGGAGGTGGGCAGGCGGCTCCGCTCGGGATGACAGAACCCCGTTTGGAACAGGCCCAAATGCGAATGGCGGCTTCCGGCGTTGGGGGGATCGTACAGGCTTGTAACTGGATAGGATGAAGGCTCCGGGCCATCCTGCTTCTACGGCCTTACGGCCGCGCTACCAGCAGGAGGTTTGCAGCGCGCCCGTCAGGGCGTAATACCATGTACGGGTGAGAGGCGGTGCGAACGGCGTCGCAGAGCTCCGCCCTCCAGTGGCAGGAATCATGGAGGGGCGAGCTCCTGCGAGCCCGAAATCTACCCGCCTTCACCCGGATTTGGTATAAGACCGGCATTGAAGTTTCCGGCCCGTCCCGTTCAGCGCGGTACGATATCCCTGCAGAACGTGACGAATGTATTGCGGCGCCGAGTCAAGGGCGCGGAAACTTCCACGGAGCGCAGGGTATTCCCCATGGAATTCTTGAACACGACCTTGACCGAGGAGAGATCCTTCGGCGCCCGGACCCGCGCCACCTGCATCCACCGGGGCAGCGTTTGCCACCGCCGGACATCCGGCTGCTCCAGCAGCCCGATCAGGATGAATCGGACCAGTTCCCCCCAGCCTTCGCTATGAGTTTCATGCTCGACGGCTTCGGCGATGGCTTCCTTGAGAATGATGCGGCCGACGGTCTTGGCGGTCTGCTGCAGCGCGCGCAGTTTTTCGGTCAGAAAGGTCAGCTCGACCGTGTCGGAGAGGTTGTAGCTCCGGCCCAGGAGTTGGTTCCCGGCATAAATCTCGGCATAGGCCGCCGGCTCCGGGTGCCAGTCCTCGCGCCACTGGGCGTCGGCCCGGGGGGCGCGGCCGATCAGGACGAAGGCGACCAGTTCCGCCGGCCAGCGTTCTTCGGTTTCCGCGGGAGGGGCGGCGGGCTGGCCGTCCGCGCCGGGCGGGGGTCGCACGTAAAGGCGGCCGGTGTTCTCGTTCACGGCGAGCCCGCCCATGAGCTCCGAGGCGCGCTTGTACTGCAGGGCCGCATTGGAATCGTCGTCGATCATCTCCAGGCAGAACCCGGCCATGTACCGCGAGTAGGCGTCCTCGGGATACTCGCCCCGGATGTCCGGTTCCAGGGACTTGATGATGCGGCGCGACTCGACCGCGGCATCGTCCCATTTCCCCAGGGCCAGGTAGTTCTTGGCCGCCATGGCGTGGAGCAAGGTCCGCTCGAACGGCGCCCCGCGGAAATTCTGGACGCCGTCGTTGACCACCCAGCTGGCGGCGCCCTTGGAGACGCTGTAGGTCTGCAACTCCTCGAGCCGCTGGTTCGCCGCGTCGAAGTCCTTGGCGCTGTCCTCGTAGCGCCCCGCCGCTTGCCGGATGGTGCCGCGCTCCATCAGGAAGAGGACCTCGTCCTTTTCCGGGGGCTTGGCCGTCTCCAGCACCTGGTCAGCCTGGGCCGTCCGCCCGAGGTAGTAGTTCTGGCGGGCGGCTTCCAGGCCGGGGGTGGCGCATCCGGCGCCCAGGCCCGCGAGGGCCAGCAGGGCGCAAAGCCTCACCCAGGCAATGGCGCGCGGACGGGCCATGGGAGCTCCTTTACCAGCCGATCAGCGGCAGGCTGGCCTGGCGGGCGAATTCCTTCTCCGTGGTCCAGGAAATCAGGCCCGTTTCCAGGTCGGTGATCTCGATCGTCAGCTTGTAGTAGTTGCGCTGCTGCTTCGAGACGCGGACCTGGCG includes these proteins:
- a CDS encoding type II/IV secretion system protein encodes the protein MEAGSLGERVLDILLQRRDIPEEPLREVRQEASTSGRRLEKLLVEKNLVSALDMTLALAEHLKIPPITLTHFTPNPDLLQILPMELLAAHAMLPLDRTGSMLTLAVADPFDVVGLEEVHTHTHLEIVPVVAAEKEVTDLLQRFTKAPGQGLEEIIRDVSEGEVEVGREEKEEISLEEMLESAGDAPVIRIVNSIMIEAIRKHASDIHVEPMEKSIRLRYRIDGSLYETPSPPKSLQSAIISRVKIMANLNIAERRIPQDGRFRIRAVGKEADVRVSILPTVHGEKIVMRILDRAALAPNLASLGLDKKAYEDLRYSIGQPHGMILVTGPTGSGKTTTLYSALQELNTLDVNIITIEDPVEYQLQGINQIQAHPEVGLTFATGLRSILRQDPDIVMVGEIRDQETAAIAVQAALTGHLLLSTLHTNDAAGAVARLLYMGIEAFLLASSLIMTQAQRLYRKLCPACKKERRMPLEILRLNHIDPERFADVKMYEAVGCPKCFNTGYRGRAALMEVLLLDDPVRALILEEASAGAIREQAVKGGMLTLREAGLQRVREGITSIEEALLVTSGD
- a CDS encoding type II secretion system protein; translation: MRRNAGFTLVEIMIVVAIIGLLAAIAIPSFVRARQTTQTNTCINNLRLIDAAKQQWALETGAAADAAPGEADIQPYMKNDESPICPLSDAFDYTIGDLATDPTCANFNADSHNAVL
- a CDS encoding prepilin-type N-terminal cleavage/methylation domain-containing protein, with product MKRRIQCRTAVVPKRATLRRGFTLLEIMIVVSFIGLLAGLAVPGLLRARQSSQRVRCIDNLRQIDSAKEQWAMENFAGEGDPVGEGDITPYFQRGFPVCPARGEYTIMAIGQNPQCDQDGHVLRE
- a CDS encoding type II secretion system F family protein, translated to MAISTTPGSRSRSAATAASAPIRKRRIPGAQKIKAKELPAFTRQMGAMLSAGLPVVQTLEALEEQNTNKVFKHVISGVKSRIEGGASFSEALAQYPDIFDELYISMLRAGESGGMLAETTARIATFLEGWVRLKRKVKSAMMYPVIVMVVALLITSSLIIWIVPIFASIYADFGADLPGPTQWLMNVSTAMRKNAVFVVAGIVVTAIALGQFKKTEKGAFMWDGIKLRLPVVGELVRKISLARFSSTFAQLTRSGVPILQTMEIVAYATGNKVLGKIVLDARTNVERGEPLSAALNKSRAYPRLLIHMLTAGEKTGRVDEMLAKIADFYNDEVETTLAGLTSLIEPLLIVFLGVIIGGVVVCMFMPIFKMHEIVGF
- a CDS encoding helix-turn-helix domain-containing protein yields the protein MLDIGQTLREARERKKVTCSQAASATRMKVQHVEALERNDFKPMAAPTYAKGFIRLYAGYLGLDPGPLIRAYTEQHAAKEPPSLVAEDRNYSRPSLADLASRQARRLWAACRPKLVAWKRPLWIAGLLVLVFIAWRLWRGREKAMPAPPEAVETRAAEPASPRPPLPLLREPPDAYLDDVKPAAERTPPPGPAR
- the pgsA gene encoding CDP-diacylglycerol--glycerol-3-phosphate 3-phosphatidyltransferase; the encoded protein is MNLPNMLTLSRLLLAAVMMAFLSLEFPFARTAALLVFSAAAITDYFDGYLARRHYGITAFGQLMDPLTDKVLVCAAFVSFVGMQLVPAWIAVVIIGREFLVTGLRLLAAHRGHVVSAGRWGKHKTVWQITAIVLVLMGLALRHDFLGRASPAALESFDLWFGRLTYAISLAVAGITLVSGGLYFREHRDVIDAR
- a CDS encoding sigma-54-dependent Fis family transcriptional regulator; the protein is MARILLVDDEASILSVLSTLLKAEGHEVLPVMGGEKAQDLIRNEQFDLMISDIRMSPVDGMQLLQQIRKEKPQTAVIMITAYGSVETAVESMKQGAFDYVTKPFKVDELLLTVQRALEYGAAMAENVELKAQIESRYHFENIIAESAAMRRVCEMIERVAPTDTTVLILGESGTGKELVAKAIHAHSRRKNKRFLPINCAAMPEPLLESEMFGHVKGAFTGATVNKDGLFEAANGGTIFLDEIGAMPPSIQGKLLRVLQDKQIRRVGGTDSVAVDVRVLAATNDRLENLIEQGKFREDLYYRLSVIPIEIKPLRERIEDVLPLCYHFLRQEAGPNREPLPVDPDAQLVMEQYSWPGNVRELENAVRHAMTFAQEKGRITRDVLPAKIVAAVDSGATTAAAIGIRAEQFKGKSLKSFLRSKEKEYLEQVLKNVDGDKAKAAKALKISLATLYRKLPEPRE